Proteins found in one Sphingomonas sp. SORGH_AS_0879 genomic segment:
- a CDS encoding ATP-dependent endonuclease, with the protein MYLSRIRIEKFRNFRDLDVVLGGNVVIVGENRVGKSNLLFGLRLIFDPSLPDSSRQLGLADFWDGLEEITSETIMTVSVEIKDFEDDPDVLAVLTDFRLDDDPDTVRLTYKLRATPGLDHAPASDDDFSFICFGGESEAKRFGHDLRRRITMDLLSALRDAEGDLAAWRRSPLRPLVEDAFVAIDAAKLKEIGEKIAEASKAAIEFGEVKALEGRIAELFLAMAGAKQDVKPSLGFSATDAARINRQIRLLIDEGRRGVADASLGSANLIFLTLKLLDLQRLIETNKRDHSLLAIEEPEAHLHPHLQRLVYKHLFETIVEGAAAEDDESEEEDTGADEGEPMSVILTTHSPHIASVAPLKSLLLLRSDADQGTRGYSTAATDFTEAEQEDLSRYLDVTRAEMVFARGVLLVEGDAERFLIPTFAEELDISLDEHGVSVCSVAGTNFQPYVKLLCALGIPFAVITDFDMIDGKPRSYKRCLKLTRTIDTARGGADTDALIAAIKAIDNYDETYEKFEEFGLFVNDSTLETEMFGGDYAEAIIATLREHNFSAERLALLDAWETKPSDVDAKILIKMIEQMGKGRFAQRLASRIEGLTVPHYIANAINHVIGLV; encoded by the coding sequence ATGTATTTATCACGAATTAGAATCGAGAAATTCCGTAACTTTCGCGACCTCGATGTAGTGCTAGGCGGCAACGTCGTCATTGTCGGAGAAAACCGCGTCGGAAAGAGCAATTTGCTCTTTGGCTTGCGCCTGATATTCGACCCCTCACTACCCGATAGCAGTCGGCAGCTCGGTCTCGCTGACTTCTGGGACGGACTGGAGGAGATTACTTCCGAGACGATCATGACCGTCTCGGTCGAGATCAAGGATTTTGAGGACGACCCCGATGTGCTCGCCGTCCTGACCGACTTCAGGCTCGACGACGATCCCGATACCGTCCGCCTGACCTACAAGCTACGCGCGACGCCGGGGCTCGATCATGCACCCGCCAGCGATGACGATTTCTCGTTCATCTGTTTCGGCGGGGAAAGCGAAGCCAAGCGCTTTGGCCATGATTTGCGGCGGCGGATCACGATGGACCTGTTGTCGGCGCTTCGTGATGCCGAGGGTGACCTTGCGGCCTGGCGTCGTTCGCCGCTTCGTCCACTGGTCGAGGATGCGTTCGTCGCGATCGACGCGGCAAAGCTTAAGGAGATCGGCGAGAAGATTGCGGAAGCAAGCAAGGCCGCGATCGAGTTCGGCGAGGTGAAGGCGCTGGAAGGCCGGATTGCCGAGCTGTTTCTCGCAATGGCTGGCGCGAAGCAGGACGTGAAGCCGTCGCTTGGCTTTTCGGCGACCGACGCGGCCCGCATCAACCGCCAGATCCGTCTGCTCATCGACGAGGGGCGGCGCGGCGTTGCCGATGCCAGCCTGGGATCGGCCAATCTCATCTTCCTGACGCTCAAGCTGCTCGATCTTCAACGGCTGATCGAGACCAATAAGCGCGACCATTCCCTGCTCGCGATCGAGGAACCGGAAGCGCATCTTCATCCGCATCTCCAGCGGCTGGTGTACAAGCATCTGTTCGAGACGATCGTCGAAGGCGCGGCGGCGGAAGATGATGAAAGCGAGGAAGAGGACACCGGCGCGGACGAGGGCGAGCCGATGTCGGTGATCCTGACGACCCATTCGCCCCATATCGCTAGCGTCGCACCGCTCAAATCTCTCCTGTTGCTGCGGTCGGACGCAGATCAGGGAACCAGGGGCTATTCGACGGCGGCGACGGATTTCACCGAAGCCGAACAGGAGGATTTGAGCCGCTATCTCGATGTCACCCGCGCCGAGATGGTGTTCGCCCGCGGAGTGTTGTTGGTCGAGGGTGACGCCGAACGGTTCCTCATCCCCACGTTCGCCGAAGAACTCGACATTTCGCTCGACGAGCATGGCGTGTCCGTCTGTTCGGTCGCTGGCACCAATTTCCAGCCCTATGTGAAGCTGCTGTGCGCGCTCGGCATTCCCTTTGCCGTCATCACCGATTTCGACATGATCGACGGAAAACCCCGGTCCTACAAGCGGTGCCTGAAGCTTACCCGTACGATCGATACCGCGCGCGGTGGCGCTGATACGGACGCCCTAATCGCGGCGATTAAGGCGATTGACAATTATGACGAGACCTATGAAAAATTCGAAGAATTCGGCCTGTTCGTCAACGACAGTACGCTGGAAACCGAGATGTTCGGGGGCGACTATGCCGAGGCGATCATCGCTACCCTGCGCGAACATAATTTCAGCGCCGAGCGGCTGGCGCTTCTCGATGCTTGGGAAACCAAGCCGTCCGACGTCGATGCCAAGATCCTGATCAAGATGATTGAGCAGATGGGCAAAGGCCGGTTCGCGCAGCGCCTGGCGTCGCGCATCGAAGGCCTGACTGTGCCGCATTATATCGCCAACGCCATCAACCATGTGATCGGCCTTGTCTGA